Genomic segment of Thamnophis elegans isolate rThaEle1 chromosome 17, rThaEle1.pri, whole genome shotgun sequence:
ATTTCCCTCCCAGCCCAGTTTGAATTTTCATTTTtcgttaagtttaagtttaataaatttatatgccggccCAATCCCGAAGCCGGATTCCGGGCGgattacataaaagacaatttaaaaagtactaaaaagtttaaaaagtggaTTATATTTCTCTAATTTCTCAAGAAGGGACTCTGGGTTTAAAAACTGAAGGCCACTGATGGGTGTTGACACAGCCAGAAATCACGGAAGGGCGGGGGGCTTGGCTTGGCTGCCCCTCGCTCTGGAGGCTCGGGGTCTCGCTCGCATTCATCCACTGCAGCTAAAGGATGAAATGCCAGGCGTAGAAACCGGGCAAGGAGAGATGCTTGTTTTCCCTGGCACCCACTGgcacctcctctctctctctctcttccctcccccccccttttgcaggATTTTGGGGGATGCAGCGGGAACGGACCCCACGCCTTCCTCGTCCGGCTCCTACCAGGGCGAGCCTTCGCCCCAGACACAGCAGCGGGCGCTTCTAGGCCCCGTGCCCCTCACCCGGATCGCCCGTGCCGATGCTCTGCACGACCAGGAGGATGAAATCTTCAAGCTCTGAGACCCTCACCCAAAAAAAGAGGGCCTCCGGCATCACCCTGACCCCCCCATCAGGCTCTGGGGAAGAACAGATGCCACCGAAAGGGATGGATGGAGCCGAGGACACCCCCCCTCCTCGCCAGCTCTGATTCCTCCCCTCTGACGACGGGCACCTGAGTGGGTCCCTTGCTCCCTTCGCCACCCTCCCCGCCCACAAATATTTATTGCCTCACGTGCTTCTTTCGCCAGTTAGCTCCGATCCCAACAACTGGGCCTCCTCCCTCTGCCTTCTCGAGCTCTTTGGCTCCGTCCCCAGAGGGCAGATTGCCGGGAAGGGCTGTGGAGTATGGGCCCGAGGGAAGGATACTGAGCAgcgcccccccccactccccaacaACCCTCCGTCTTCTGATTCCCCTGGAATTTGTGGCCCACTATTCTCTGATTAAAGAAGTACAGGTTTTGCGAATCGGGTGTGGTTGTGTTGTTTTGTGTCAGTGACACCCGAGgacgcccggggggggggggtcttcagtATCCCGTGAATCCTTCCCCCCCCTTGGAGTCCCAAGGAGATAGTGgcctttgctccccccccccaaaaaaaaagggagaggggaaaaagctAACAGCCCAGAAACATGGCAATTGAAAAACCAAAATAAGTGTATTTTCAGATTTCTTATTTTTCCCTGAGACAAAAATTCCACGCTGGATAAAAGtccagacagagagagataggaaggagatggggtgggggtgggaggggggcattcctgagttcccccccaccccaaaaacgtAAGCTAGGGATCCATTTCGAGTTGTGGGGGGGCGGGGGAAACACCCCACATCCTTTGGCAGAAGGAATTCTCCATCCATTTGCATTCAGGGACCCTTCCATCCAGCTGAAGAACGCAAGTGCTTTCATTCCAAGCTCCTAGTCCTCATGGATCCCTTGCAAACACAGCCCGCTTTAGACCTCAAAAGCAAGCGTGGGAGGGGGAGCTTCCTTCCAGAAATGTGaagccctcccccctcctttaaaATGTCAGAAACCCCAGCAGGCGCCCAAGTGGCTGTGAGTTCCAgagacccccctcccctccccccccttttttttggggggggcagtcaCAGCTTCCCTTGTTCCATCAGCTGGTTCAGCCCCTGGCAGACCCTCTCCAGGTGGGGCTCAAAGGGTTCTCCGGGGCTGTAGAGCCGGCTCAGGAGTTCTGCGTCGGCGAAGTGGTCGAAGACGTGCCGGATGCGGCCGAGGGACTTGGGGCTCAGGTGCTTCTCCACCAGCCGGAGCAACAAGTCCCGGCATTCCCCCAGCAGGCCCCCCAGCACGGCCCACTCGAAGGTGAAGGCCACCTGGTGGAAGCTGACGGCCGTCATGGCGCCCTGGTGCAGCTTCCGCTTGAAGTCCTCGGCCACGGCCAGCTCGGCCTCGCTGAAGCGCCCGTTGCGGAAGAGGACGGAGACCTTGACCGCCACCTTCACCAGGTTCTTGATGACCTTCTGGGAGGCCGCCCGGTCCTGCGTGTGCTCCTTGGAGATGCGGTAGAGCTCGTCCAGCACCTCCCCGCTGGTCTCGTCGAGGAACATGGTGACGGTGGACTTGCTGGCCATGCGGCTCAGGATCTTCTTCTCCGCTTGCAAAGCCAGGTTGCGGGAGCTGAAGGACTCCATCTCGGCTGCGGgggggggtgtgtgagaaggagcGCCAGCGTGAGGATGGGGGAGAGACGACCCCAGGCTCAGAATGGGGGGGGCCTCCCCAGGAGACCCCTTTCCAACCGGGTGGAAAAAAGATGAGGAAACCTCACagcctcattattattattatttgcagcaGGAAACCagcttattattcttatttttttagaaaaaagaaatcaggGGTTTTTTTTACTGCCTCAGATCTGTTTTTTAGAATGGATGCCATGTTAAGTAAAGCGTggctttgtatgtatgtatgtatgtatgtatgtatgtatgtatgtatgtatgtatgtattgcaaATTATCCTAAAAATACGACTTCCAGGTATagttataaaagaagaaacagactaTTGCAATCTCCggaactttaaaatattaaaatttaatgtttaaaagaaaaacc
This window contains:
- the TNFAIP8L2 gene encoding tumor necrosis factor alpha-induced protein 8-like protein 2: MESFSSRNLALQAEKKILSRMASKSTVTMFLDETSGEVLDELYRISKEHTQDRAASQKVIKNLVKVAVKVSVLFRNGRFSEAELAVAEDFKRKLHQGAMTAVSFHQVAFTFEWAVLGGLLGECRDLLLRLVEKHLSPKSLGRIRHVFDHFADAELLSRLYSPGEPFEPHLERVCQGLNQLMEQGKL